In Gammaproteobacteria bacterium, the following are encoded in one genomic region:
- a CDS encoding DsbA family oxidoreductase, producing MRIEVFSDCVCPWCYIGKRHLEQALAQADLGPADIHWRAFQLNPDLPPEGRDRHTYLDAKFGGPDAVRAIHARIEEAGRGAGIEFQFDKIARSPNTLNAHRLIRLADTQQRAADLVETLFRGYFVEGRDLGDTNTLVELARASGLTGDLRAWLAGNEQRAEVLEDLHTAHRLGIGGVPFFILDGRYALSGAQPVAVFIQALQAARQKSRAVH from the coding sequence ATGCGCATCGAGGTGTTTTCCGACTGCGTTTGTCCGTGGTGCTATATCGGCAAGCGTCACCTGGAACAGGCACTCGCGCAGGCTGATCTCGGTCCCGCAGACATTCATTGGCGCGCGTTCCAACTCAATCCGGATTTGCCGCCCGAGGGGCGCGACCGGCACACATACCTGGATGCAAAATTCGGCGGTCCCGACGCCGTGCGCGCAATCCACGCACGCATCGAGGAAGCCGGGCGCGGCGCCGGTATCGAATTCCAGTTCGACAAGATCGCCCGCAGCCCCAATACCTTGAATGCGCACCGCTTGATTCGCCTCGCGGATACACAACAGCGCGCCGCGGACCTGGTGGAAACCTTGTTCCGGGGCTACTTCGTCGAGGGTCGCGACCTGGGAGACACCAACACGCTCGTCGAGCTGGCGCGCGCGTCGGGTCTCACCGGAGACCTACGCGCGTGGCTCGCCGGGAACGAGCAGCGCGCGGAGGTCCTGGAGGATTTGCACACCGCACACCGCCTGGGGATCGGCGGCGTGCCGTTCTTCATCCTGGATGGACGTTACGCGCTGTCCGGCGCCCAGCCCGTCGCGGTGTTCATTCAGGCATTGCAGGCCGCGCGCCAGAAATCGCGGGCCGTGCATTGA
- a CDS encoding DUF1289 domain-containing protein has protein sequence MTDVALSPCVRNCCLDEHEVCLGCGRTLEEIRCWSEMNETEKHAVLTRAAQRRAERLARFPEDWPR, from the coding sequence ATGACCGATGTCGCGCTGTCTCCCTGTGTGCGCAACTGCTGTCTGGATGAGCATGAGGTGTGTCTCGGCTGCGGACGCACGCTGGAGGAAATCCGCTGCTGGTCGGAGATGAACGAGACTGAGAAGCACGCCGTATTGACGCGCGCGGCGCAACGCCGCGCCGAGCGCCTGGCACGTTTTCCCGAGGACTGGCCGCGTTGA
- a CDS encoding TonB-dependent receptor produces AAAGNPNLSPYKSVNFDESLEWYFAPGSVLAASLFYKDVKNYIIQQATFQQRINGSWTLPGYLNSTGNAQIAAGLCTPAGVCQYSVTQPVDGGHATVNGFAVSYQQQLPQGFGVRANYTYSNATTSSGQLMPYNSLQSYSVSPYYEQGPFSASISYNWRSGYLAGGYVAGAAPTNTASFKELDASAGYAINDNWALNFSALNLLNSTYYQYLANPTQLAQEYKTGRQYLLTMSYKF; encoded by the coding sequence GCGGCGGCCGGCAATCCGAACCTCAGCCCCTACAAGTCGGTGAACTTCGACGAGTCGCTGGAGTGGTACTTTGCTCCCGGCTCGGTGCTGGCCGCGTCGCTGTTCTACAAGGATGTGAAGAACTACATCATCCAGCAGGCCACATTCCAGCAGCGCATCAACGGCTCCTGGACCTTGCCCGGTTATCTGAATTCGACCGGCAATGCGCAGATTGCCGCGGGCTTGTGCACGCCGGCGGGTGTCTGCCAATACAGCGTCACCCAGCCGGTGGATGGCGGTCACGCCACGGTGAACGGCTTTGCGGTCTCCTACCAGCAGCAGTTGCCGCAGGGCTTCGGGGTGCGTGCGAATTACACCTACTCCAACGCCACCACCAGCAGCGGTCAGCTGATGCCCTACAACTCGCTGCAGTCCTACAGCGTCAGTCCGTACTACGAGCAGGGACCATTCAGTGCCAGCATTTCCTACAACTGGCGCAGCGGGTATCTGGCCGGCGGCTACGTGGCGGGTGCGGCTCCGACCAATACGGCGTCCTTCAAGGAGCTGGATGCCTCGGCGGGCTATGCCATCAACGACAACTGGGCATTGAATTTCAGCGCCTTGAATCTGCTGAATTCGACCTACTACCAGTATCTGGCGAATCCCACGCAACTCGCGCAGGAATACAAGACCGGTCGCCAGTATCTGCTCACCATGAGCTACAAGTTCTGA
- a CDS encoding HD-GYP domain-containing protein, with product MKIQLPVEQLEKGMYVAELDRPWEGTPFLFQGFVIASDDDLAALRQHCRQVWVDDLKSSTEQALQDRLHTAVRGSTITVVFTEWEGAKKLHATLKRIEQKRDDVVTSLTRLAESAVGGPDEDLQKTRNAVTGLIDDIASDPTAGLWMRILSEQDASIGRHAVNTATLAVAFAAELGWNKELQGIVGEGAMLHDVGMARIPEKIRNKPGALSAEEFGLVKLHPVYAATQMENSGTFDPRILEIVRHHHERFDGSGYPDGLADGDIPPYVQLVSICDVYDSYTTPQSYRKQLTSSATMRRLTQRSAGHFDRNLVEKFIRFIGIYPLGTLVRLRSGALAIIVASDETRRLHPTVLLVRDAAGQTLMPRRTLNLAYIESGRLTAKYGISEIIEPESVQIDVREILLQELQLH from the coding sequence ATGAAAATCCAGCTTCCAGTGGAGCAACTCGAGAAGGGCATGTATGTGGCCGAGCTGGATCGGCCCTGGGAAGGCACGCCGTTCCTGTTTCAGGGCTTTGTCATCGCAAGCGATGACGACCTGGCCGCATTGCGGCAGCATTGCCGGCAGGTGTGGGTGGACGACCTGAAATCCAGCACCGAGCAGGCACTCCAGGATCGTCTGCATACCGCCGTGCGCGGCAGCACGATCACCGTGGTGTTCACCGAATGGGAGGGCGCCAAGAAGCTGCATGCCACCCTCAAGCGTATCGAGCAGAAACGGGATGATGTGGTGACCAGTCTCACACGCCTCGCCGAGAGTGCGGTTGGCGGGCCGGACGAAGACCTGCAGAAGACGCGCAATGCGGTGACCGGACTGATTGACGACATCGCATCCGACCCCACGGCAGGTCTGTGGATGCGCATCCTGTCGGAGCAGGACGCCAGCATCGGGCGGCATGCGGTGAACACCGCGACGCTCGCGGTGGCGTTTGCGGCGGAGCTGGGCTGGAACAAGGAGCTGCAGGGCATCGTGGGCGAAGGTGCCATGCTGCATGACGTCGGCATGGCGCGCATTCCCGAAAAGATCCGCAACAAGCCCGGAGCACTGAGCGCGGAGGAATTCGGCCTGGTGAAGCTGCATCCGGTCTACGCCGCCACACAAATGGAGAACAGTGGCACATTCGATCCACGTATTCTGGAAATTGTGCGCCACCATCACGAACGGTTTGACGGCAGCGGTTACCCGGACGGCCTGGCGGACGGCGACATCCCGCCCTATGTGCAATTGGTGTCCATCTGCGATGTGTACGATTCCTACACCACGCCCCAGAGTTACCGCAAGCAGCTGACTTCTTCCGCCACCATGCGCCGGCTCACCCAGCGCTCGGCCGGTCACTTTGACAGGAACCTGGTGGAGAAATTCATACGCTTCATCGGCATTTACCCGCTCGGCACCCTGGTCCGGCTGCGCAGCGGGGCCCTAGCCATCATCGTGGCGTCCGACGAGACGCGCCGCCTGCATCCCACGGTACTGCTGGTGAGAGACGCTGCAGGCCAGACGCTCATGCCGCGGCGCACCCTGAATCTCGCCTACATCGAGTCAGGCCGCCTGACCGCCAAGTACGGCATCAGCGAAATCATTGAACCCGAAAGCGTGCAGATTGACGTACGCGAGATTCTGCTGCAGGAGCTGCAACTGCACTGA
- a CDS encoding sodium:calcium antiporter: MLAFDAGALLLALLVILAGAELFTNAVEHVGQRYRLSQGLVGSVLAAVATALPETIVPIVAVFFGGASTTVVREHVGIGAILGAPLMLASVAMTLIAVFAGAKRGWREALTPESSGLYRDLLYFLVAFLITLLALFIPLQQAAPRMLASAALVFIYVIYVRNTVRASRFLVEQGHGTTADAPLLLARLRLRQTLGLEIAQLVLSLALIIVGAKLFVHGVEQLAQLTGVGVLVLSLLIIPVATEMPEKFNSILWIRRRKDTLAFGNVTGALVFQGTLLPAFGIQLGAWQARSDMLLAMALTFAAVLWILFLGLSRRLKPLWLLPCGLAYVLMCALLTQV; the protein is encoded by the coding sequence ATGTTGGCGTTTGATGCCGGCGCGCTGCTGCTGGCCCTGCTCGTCATTCTTGCGGGCGCCGAGCTGTTCACCAACGCGGTCGAGCACGTGGGTCAGCGCTACCGTCTCTCGCAGGGCCTGGTGGGCTCGGTGCTGGCCGCAGTGGCTACGGCTTTGCCCGAGACCATAGTACCCATCGTTGCGGTGTTTTTCGGCGGCGCCAGCACCACGGTGGTGCGCGAACATGTGGGCATCGGTGCCATCCTCGGCGCTCCGCTGATGCTGGCCTCGGTGGCCATGACATTGATCGCAGTGTTCGCCGGCGCCAAGCGCGGCTGGCGCGAGGCCCTCACGCCGGAAAGCAGCGGCTTGTACCGCGACCTGCTGTATTTTTTGGTGGCATTCCTGATCACGCTGCTGGCGCTGTTCATCCCCTTGCAGCAGGCGGCGCCGCGCATGCTGGCCTCCGCGGCGCTGGTATTCATCTACGTCATTTACGTGCGCAACACGGTGCGCGCTTCGCGCTTTCTCGTGGAGCAGGGCCACGGCACCACGGCGGATGCGCCGCTGCTGCTGGCACGCCTGCGCCTGCGGCAGACGCTGGGGCTGGAAATCGCGCAACTCGTGCTGAGTCTGGCACTCATCATTGTGGGCGCGAAACTGTTCGTGCACGGTGTGGAACAGCTGGCACAACTTACCGGGGTCGGCGTGCTGGTGCTGTCACTGTTGATCATCCCGGTGGCCACGGAAATGCCCGAAAAGTTCAACAGCATCCTGTGGATCCGCCGCCGCAAGGACACGCTGGCGTTCGGCAACGTCACGGGTGCGCTGGTGTTTCAGGGCACGTTGCTGCCCGCCTTCGGCATCCAGCTCGGCGCCTGGCAGGCACGCTCCGACATGCTGCTGGCCATGGCGCTCACGTTCGCCGCCGTTCTGTGGATCCTGTTCCTGGGCTTGAGCCGGCGCTTGAAGCCGCTGTGGCTGTTGCCCTGCGGTCTCGCCTATGTGCTCATGTGCGCGCTGCTGACACAGGTGTGA